Within the Desulforegulaceae bacterium genome, the region ATTTGATAATTCAATTTGTTTTGATTTGTCTTCATGAACCATGGTGTTTTTTTTGCTGTCAAAAATTATTTCATTTTCAGTTGAAACTTTTTCAAGTAAAAATTTGCTTCTTTTTCCTTTTATTTTTTTCCCTATTCCCATTTTTCCCATATTTTGAAACGTAAGAACAAAGTAGGGGAGTTTTTCATTGGCAATTCCGAAAAGAATAATTTGGGTTTCAAGTTCATCACCGGGTTTGAAAAATCTTTGTTTTGTTTCAGGGGGAACAATTACAATGGGATGGGGATTTGCAGAAACATTGTGATTTAATTTATTATCTTTTTTTTCAAAAACAAAAGAGTAAAGACAATTTTCTTTTAAAATGCAATTTTCACAGGTTTGAAGCTTTAAGGCACAAACAGATTTTTTTAAAGCGTGCCCAAAAACACCTCTGAATGTTGAGCCTTTATACTCTGGAAGAATTGCATCATCTATAAATTTAATGTAGAAGCTGTATTTTCCTGTTTTCATATATTCTTTTTTTTGTTAGTTGGTTTTAACTTTAATAGTTAATATTAGGAATTGAATTATTTCAAGCTTTATTTTTTTTCTAGTAATTAGAACGGCATTAAAATTTCAAATTTCAAATTTTTTATCGAATACTTGCTTAAAAACGATGTTTTTTAAATTTAAGTAAAATAACTCGAATTTTTAGTACGGTGCTGAAAATCAGTTTTTCAAATAAATTAAAAATTTATTTGTTTTATTTTTTGGAGCACCTAAAAACATTTTGCACTTTATATAAAATAAGATTGAAATCTTTGTATAGAGACTAGAAGTAATACAGGGGGTAATGTTTTTGTTTCATCTTTGCAGAATAAAAATAAGAATTCTGTAAAGTGAATAATATAAGGATTTAAATTAATTGAAGAGATTTGTATCCCCACCAGAAGATCCGTTTGATGAACTTAGCCAGCCACTTACGGCAGGTGAACAATTAGTATATGATTTTTTCAATAAATTTTTAGGCAAAAAATGGAAAATTTATGTTCAATCATATTTAAATAGTTTACGTCCGGACTTTCGGCAGTTACAAAACTCCTGTTTGGAAATATTATTTCATAATTACAGATAATTACCTTTCCAAGCGAAGTTTGGAAAGGTAAAGAAAATTAAAAATTATACTTTATTCCTGCACTGATTACAGAAATTTCAAAATCGTCTTTATCCATATAATTCATGTATTCAACATTAACGCAGAATTTATCAACATAAAAGTCAAGTCCTACTCCGTATGAAAAATCGGATTCTGTATCTGAAACTTCTAAATATATATGTTCATTATAATATGTGCTTTTTACCTCTGCTTTCGCACTTGCTTTTGCTTTAGAATACCCAGCAATTGCATATATAGAGGCTACATCTTTAAGAGGAATGTAACCGCTGAGATAAGCTCCATAAACTCTGTCTAACTCAAAAGTCCCTTTAACGTCTAACTCAAAAGTCCCTTTAACGTAACTTCCATTAGAGTACTTTACGGTGACTGTATCGTCTCCAATTCCAAAACCAAAACGTCCCTCAATTGCAATATAATCAATTATAAAATAACCAGCCTTTGCAACCAAAACTGGGAATTCAATATCAGGGAAATTATTTTCTTCATAACTCAGCATACCTGCATTAAGTCCAACATATGCCTGTCTTTGTTTAATTTTGCTATCAGCAAAACAAGTTGATGCAATAATAAAAATAAACATAATTGATAAACTAAAAATCTTTTTCATTCTTCCTCCAATAAAGTTATAAGTCATTTGAGAGCATTAATAAAAATTTGCAATGCTCATAATTCCTGAAATTTAGTTTGGTTTGATAAAAAAATTCATATTTACTTTTTTATAATAAGTTAATTCTTTTGTTAAATTGTTAAACAACAACCCAGGGAGCCCGAACAGGCTCAGGCCCGATTCCGTCCTGTTTTATAAAAGTTCTGCAAGCCCTGCAAAGTGGATAATATCTTATAGAATCAGTATTATGATCAATTACTTCTGAAATATCAGAACGAAGCTTTTGAAGCTTATAATCACTTAAATTATAGGCTTCAAATACTGATTTCTGAACTCGGATAGAATATTTTTTAAGTATTTTAACAGCTCTATATCTTTTTTTATCATCAACTATGTCAAAACAAATAAGGTAAAACATTTATCTTTTCCATTCAAAAGGCTTGTAAGTTGTTTTATTTTCAAGGGATTCAATAAATTGTGAAATTTGCCTTGAAATTATCTTTCTAATTTCTAGTTTTTTATTTTCCGGTGGGTAAAAAAGTCCTGTATTCATCATATATTCGTATGATTCTATGAATTTATTTCTAAATTTAGGCTTCATTTCAACAGGACGATTTAAAACCATATCTTTTTCATCTGAGTATGCGTCTTTTTTTTCTCTGAATACAAAATCATCTTTTTTAACTATTTTTCTGTTAACAAGCTCAAGCACAAATCTATCTGCAACCGGGGCTCTATATTCTTCAACAAGATCGCAGGCAAGAGACGGTCTTGAATACAAAATTTCATGCAAAGATCCAAGATAAGGATCTAATCCCTTGATCTGGATAGCAGTTAAAACTTCAGATAAAAGGATTGTATAAATGTATGAAAGCATTGCGTTTATAGGATCAAGAGGAGGCCTTTTGCTTCTTTTTTTAAAATAAAAACCTTTATTTTTAATCATTTTTTTAAACATTCTGAAATATAATGCTGATGCTGCTCCTTCAAGTCCTCTTATTCTATCAAAAGAATCTGTATAAACTGGTTTAAAACTTTTGAGAGCAAGTCCTGCTTCAGAAAGCTGTCTGTCCTTATAATCTCTTCCTCTTAAGGCCATGAGATTTGACATGTTTTTAATTTTTCCGTTTACTGCAGCACAGGCAAATTTTTTTGAATAAACAGGATCAGACAACAAAAAATACTGTTTTTTTCTAAGTTCAACCTTTGAATTTTCATCTGTTGAAATTCTTGCACGAAATTTACCATTTCTTGTTAAAAATACAGTTTCAATTTTGTTATCAACCAAATAATCAAGAACAGCTGAAGTAAGAGACACTCCTTTGGCAAGGACAACTCTTTTTATATTGGAAGAAGGGATTGAATTTAAAACAGAGCCGTTTTTTACAATAGAAAGCTCGCCACCTTTTTTTCTTATAAATGAGCCTGGCTCCATTATGTAGACTGATTCCATTTTATTTTATATACCTTTCAACTATTAAAATTGCAGTTTTAAGATTTTCAAGAGCCTGCTGAAGACTTTCAGTTTTTTCAGACCTTCCTTTAAATTGTTCAGGGGAAAATCCAAGATGGAGCAGGGGAGTAAGGTATTCTCCTGATTTTTCAAAATAGCAGTAACTTCCAGAATATTCGGTGATATTATGTATTCTTCTACAGCCAAGAGGAGTTCCTTTAAGCCTTGTAAGATACAAATCAACAAGTTTGTCATTATAATCAGGCATTCTTTGAAACAAACTATGAACAAGCCTTCTTCCCTGGGGAAGAAAGCCAATTGTCTGGTAAATTATTTTTTCCTGGGTTCTTGAAATATTGTTTTTATTAAGACATTGAACAATAATTTGCCCTATTGGCGGACAAAGGTTTTTGAGGTTTACAATTTCAGGAAATTCAGAGTTTTTTTTTAAGGGAAAATCTTTAACTTCAGCTTTGGATTCTTTTATGTTTAAGTTTCCAATTTCCTGAGGTGAATATTTTTTCAAAAACTCAAGCTGACTTTGGGTTTCTCTTTTTTTGCACTCAGGGAAATAGGATTTTTTACCTGTTTTTTTATGAATTCCAAGGGGAAGTTTAACAAGGTTTCCCAAACCTTTTCCTGAAAGATAATCTTGTTTTGGAAATACCTCTAAATTAAAATATGTTAAGTCATTTTTAATTTCACTGGTAATTGATTCAAGAAGTTTTTTTACAATTCCGGCTTTTGGTGAATTTTTAAAAAAATACCAAAAATGATATCCTTTGCCTCCGCTGAATTCCAAAAGAGGATTAAGTCCATATTTTCCAGATATTTCTTTGATTCTTTTTACCATCCATTGAGATTCCTGATTTATTTTACCAATCAGTTTTCTTTTGTTTTGAGAACGAACTTCTTTTGTTAAGTCTATATCAATTACACCAAGATTTACTGAATTGTCTGAATTTAAAATATAAATACCAAGGCTTTCTCTTCCTGAAATATGGGATTCAATTTCATCTTCTGTAAGAATTTGTCTTACTGGAACATAGCCTTGCTGCTGCTTTTCTTTTGAATGCCATTGTCTTGCAAAAACGTCAGTTCTTCCTTTAAAAAGTGAGAAATAATATTTAATCAGCTCCTGATTTTTTCTTAAATTTTCCAAAGGATAAAAACTTTGTTCAATTTCATTTGTTTTTTCCTCAATCTGAAAAAAAGCAGAGGTGGTTTTAAATCCGTTTTGTTTTGCAAGAGCTGTTATTTTTAAAAGCTTTTCCTTTTCATTTAAAATGGAAAGCATTTCAATATGATTTTCAAAAGCTGTAAAATTTTTTGGAAATTTGTTATGAGTAAAATTGTAAATTTTTTCTGCGGCATCAATACTGCAATTCATTCTTGCAAGCTCGCTCCATTTTATGAGCATTTCTTCATCAAGATCTGATAAAATGGAGTTATTTTTTAAAATTCTTTCAATTTCTTTTTTATCGCCCCCTTCAATAATTTTATTTTCCAATTTTTTGGAAAGAAGGGTGTAATCAGCATTTTTTAAAAGAATCTTTTTTGCATTAGTTGATGCCATAATCCACCTTTTAACTTACAAGTGATGAAAATTTATCTTCAAGAACAGAAAGCTTTGAATATGCAGGATTAACTTCCTTAAGTTTTGCCATTGCTCTTATTGCCTTGTCTGAATTTTTAAGCTTAAAGTGACATACTGCCTGAAGATAGATTGACTCAGCATTATTGTTATTCCAGGTCTTTTTTGAAAAGTTGTGTGCATCTATTGCAAATTCCAGTGCTTTTGAAAAATCACCTCGAAGATATCTTATTCTTGAAAGCTTTATCAAAGTTTTATGTCTTGATCTCATATCTGATTCAATTTTGTCAGTTAAAAGCTCTTCAGCCTGATCAAACTTTCCAAGAGAAGATAAGATATCTGCTTTTGTCCATCTGCAATAAGGCTTCATATAATTTGAATTTAAAAGATTTATTGTTTTAAGTCCTTTTTCAGCCTTATCAGAAAAAAAGTAAGTTCTTGCCAGAAGCTCAACTATATAATCTTGTTTTTTTTCAGAATATTCCATTGCAAGCTCAAGGCTTTTAATAGCTTTTTGATAATCTGAAATTGCAAAATAAATTTTCCCAAGGGCAAAGAATTTGTTTTGAGGTAAAAGATAATTTGTTTCATTATCGTATTCAATACACTTATTGAGATACAAAAGAGGCTGATTTGTTTTGCCTGATTTTAAAAGAACAGAAGCTAATTGATAAAGAGCTTTTATATAGTTTTTCTTTTCCTGATGTCTTTTTTCTTTTTCTTCATCTAAAAGATTTTCCCAGTTTTTTACAGCCGAAAAAAAATAGTTAATCGCTTTATCAGGTTTTCCTTCAAATTCTTTTACAAGCATTCCCATGCGGTAGAAATTTGTAATTGTGTCGGGTTTAATTGCTATTGCAGCCTGAAAATGTTTTTTTGCAAGTTCAATTCTTTCTTTTTTATGATTCCCCCTTAAAAAAACATCTTTGTTTTTTGCACTGTAAAGTGAATTGTATGCTGTATAAGCAAGATTATGATGAAAGATAAATCTGTCAGGCTGTGAATTTAATGCTGTTTTAAGCTCAATGATTGCTTCATCAAACCTATTGAGTTGATTAAGAGCAAATGAAATTTTAGATCTTAAATCTGCTTCAAACTCTGTATTTGCAAATTCAGGAAGTTTTTCATTTAAAGGATGGAAAAGTTCAATTATTTCAATCCATTTATTGTTGAATGAAAGTTCTGAAATTTGTCCTGAAATTCTTATTGAAGAATCTTTTAAACTTGACTGACTGATTTTTAAATCACTTAGTTTTACAAATTCATCTTCAAAAATTTCATTTGCAGGACTTAGAGATTCTGCTTTTTTGACAATTTTTGCACCCATTTTAAACCTCCTGATTTTATTGTTTTTCTAATCTTAAAAACGGCGGTAAAAAAATGGATTTCAAAAATTAATGGAATTATTTTAAAAAAATAGATTTTATAACTTTAAAGCAAGACTTGACCAAAGTTCCATGTTCAGAGTTTTTAACTCTGAAGTTTTAAAAAACTGAAAAGAATTCAGCTCTTCGCCTGGAATAAAACTTTTTATATCATCTGAAATTATTTTATAAACAATTCCCAAATGAACTTTACCCACTTCAGTTACTTCTTCATTGATAATTCCGCAAAAAGAAATAGAATATTTTTTTGGTAGGCCTGTGATTTCCTCGGACAATTCTCTTTGCATTCCATTTTTGATTGTACTAAAAACTGACTTTGATTTGTCATTGGTATTTACATGTCCTCCAACTCCAGAGGACCATAAATCAGCAAGTCTTTTTTCGCTTCCTTTTCTTTTATAAATACCTGTAAGCGTTTTTTTAGAGTTCTGAATTAAAATATAGGGAATTATCTGTTTTAGATTAAAATTTTCTTCAGCCTTGCTTCTAGTTTCATATAAAACTTCAAAAGAATTTATTTTATTTTTAAATTCATCCTCCAGAATACTCAGGCTTAGATAATTTTTAATCCATTCCTTTGGAAGATTCTTTCTTTTTATGCACAACACTTTTTCACTATTCATTGAAATCACCTTTTAATATTAAATCTAAAATTTCATTTTCTGCATTTTTAATAAGTTTTGTTTTTGTTTGTCTATCAGCAAAGGCAGATTTAAAACCATTTCTTATTAGTATAAAAATTTCCCAAAGTGAAAGCCCGTTTTCTGTCATTTTTGCAGCTTTTAAAAATTCATTTGTAAAATCAGTTTTAGAAATACCAGGATTGTCAGTGTTTATAGTTACTTTAAGACCTTTATCTAGATAAAATTTAAGGGGATAATCAGAATGATTTTTTGTTTCATCCATTAAAAAATCTCTATAACCAACTATTTGAAAATTACTGGAAGGGCACATTTCAAGAGCAGTTCCAGAATTTAAAAATTTTTCCATAAGAGAGCTATTGTCTTTTAAGGTAAGTCCATGTCCAATTCTTTCTGCACTTAAATGATATACTGCTTCCCAGATATTTTCTGCAGGCATGTTTTCACCGGCATGAATTGTAAAATGCATACATTTTTCCATTAAAGGTAAAAAAGCTTCCCTTATTTCTGAAGGTTTTTTTGCTTTTTCATTTCCTGCCAAATCAAAGCCTTTTAAAATTGTATTTTCATCAGTTTCAGCAATACTTTTTGCAAGCTCGACATGGCTGTAAATTGTGCTCATTTTTCCGTGACGGCTTCCAATAAAAATAATTCCTGCTTCAATGTTTTTTAATTTATTTAATTCATTTTCTATTGTTTTATATACCAAAAGAGGACTCATTCCTCCTCTGGTATAATTGTGGGGTGAACATCTTAATTCCAAATATTTTATATTATGAAAATTTGCTTTTCTTTTTAAAATTTCACAGGTTTTTTGTAATGTTTTTTCATGTTGCAAAAGCCCTGAACCCTGCAAATCTCCAATTTTTTCATAAGGAGAAAAACCTTTTCCACAGAAATTGCTTTCGTATTTTAGATCAGAATAAATAAAATCTTCCAAAAGCTCAGGATGATCTTTAAAAAGAAGAATAAAATTTGCAGTTATAAAAGGTTCAGGAATATTGTTTAAAGCTGTTCTTATTTTTTTGGGAATATAGGTTTTTCTTAACTTAACAATTTCTTTTGATTTTATAAGCTTTTTTGCTTTTTCAAAAAAGGAGTCCAGAACTTTTTTGTAAAAAAGAAGTTCTGTTTCTAATTCTTTTGCAATTTCAATAAGTTCAAAAGCATCTGCAACACCTCCTAAGTGACAGTGAAGTTCTGTTTTAGGAAGTTTTTTTAAAAGATTATAATCTTTTTTTAAATTCTTTTTATTAATTCCAATTTTATAATTTTTCAAAAAACCTATAAGTTCAGGAGGCAAGGTATAAAGTGCAAGAAAGTTTGTTTGATTTTCTCCCTGAATAAGCTTTGAACTATAATTAAAAACAAGATTGGTTGCATTTTTCTTTCTTTTTTCAATTTCATCAATTAAATAATTTTTATCATCAAATTCTACAAAAACAGGATCTGAATTTTCTGGATATTTTATAAAAAAATCTTTGGATTTTATTATAGGGTCTATTTCTAAAAGTATGTTTTTTTGGTATTGGCCTGTAATTACAGGAGTGAAAGCATTGGAAAAAGGCTTAACCAGAGGTGAAAGAAAAAAATCTGTGTTTTTATCTTTTAAACTTTTAGCAATTTCAAAATTATCAAGAATATGAATCATTGCTTTGCATCCAAAAAAAGATGCTGAATTCTGCAAATCAGAACTCATGGTTTTTCTTCCTCCTGTAAGAGAAAGAAAAAGACTTTTGTCTTTTGTTTTTTCATAGGCAAGAAGGGTGATTCTGTGAATTGTTTCTGCCATTTGTCTGAATTCATATTCTGAAGTCAGATCATCGGCATTTTTTACAAGCCAGATTTTAAGTCCAGGCTTATTTTTACTTAATTTATCATACCACTCAACAATTGTTTTTAATGAATTAAGAGTTTTTTGCCCACCTGTACCAACCATCCAGATTTCATTGATGTTTTTTATATTATGTTTTTTTCTTTTTTCTTCAATTTCTAAAATATCTTTATGATTTTTATAAAGATTTATTGTTTCAGGGTTTGTAAAGCCTATGATTTCAGGGATTATCTGCCATGAAATTCCAAAAGTTGTTAGTAAAATATTTGTCATTTTTAAATTCCGAAATTAAGATTTACTTGCTCCAAAAAAATTCTTTGGAGCAGTATCTTATTTTTTAATCGGAAAAATCAAGTCCATCAAGTTCAAAGTTTAAAATTTTCTCTTTGTTTTTTTCAAAAAATCTTTTCATTCTTTCTCTTCTTTTCCGCAAAAATCGTCCCAAATTTCTACCATAGTGTTTTTCCTTTTTATAAATTATATTTTTTGTCTTCAAAAATTAACTACGGCATTGATATTTTAGATTTCAAAAAAACATTTGACTAAGAAAATTCAGTATTTTTCAAATGAAAATAAAAAAACAAATTCCAGGAACAAATCTTCAGTCTTTTTAATCCTCTCGAAGCGAGGCTAATTTCTGACCTGAAGTAAAACCTGAAGTAAAAACAAAGTTACGCAAAGTCTTAATCCTCTCGAAGCGAGGCTAATTTCTGACCCTCGTTGGCAGAAGGTAGTGCAGAGTGTTTTCTCAGAGTCTTAATCCTCTCGAAGCGAGGCTAATTTCTGACTCGCCTCATTGGCAGAAGGCCACTCTGAGGTCTACCGTCTTAATCCTCTCGAAGCGAGGCTAATTTCTGACTTAAATGAAGCTGAGGCAACTCCTCTTGAGGCAAGAAAGTCTTAATCCTCTCGAAGCGAGGCTAATTTCTGACTACACCTACGAAATCCAGGAGTGTAAGGGTGTTAGAATGTCTTAATCCTCTCGAAGCGAGGCTAATTTCTGACTAAGCTCGCCGAGAAATTAATGTCAGTGGAAGGCAAGGTCTTAATCCTCTCGAAGCGAGGCTAATTTCTGACGCTGAAATGCGTGTTTGCACGTGTGAAGTGACAAAAAGTCTTAATCCTCTCGAAGCGAGGCTAATTTCTGACCTCTCGGAGATTTACACCTCTACAAGCTGCCAACCAGTTCGGGTCTTAATCCTCTCGAAGCGAGGCTAATTTCTGACCAGTCTGCTCCCTAATCAAGAAGAAATTCTTAACTCCGTCTTAATCCTCTCGAAGCGAGGCTAATTTCTGACTTAATGTCAGTGGAAGGCAAGAAGCTTCCAGCTGACGTGTCTTAATCCTCTCGAAGCGAGGCTAATTTCTGACACTTGTTGAAGCTAAACCTATGGCTATCGAGACTGTAGTCTTAATCCTCTCGAAGCGAGGCTAATTTCTGACAGAAGCTATGTGGGTAGATACTAACGATAAAGGAGCTGTCTTAATCCTCTCGAAGCGAGGCTAATTTCTGACTATACTGGACAAAAAATAGAAAAAATATTCAATAAAGTCTTAATCCTCTCGAAGCGAGGCTAATTTCTGACTCAATCCTTGTTGCATTAAACCTTGAAAAGGTTGAAAAGTCTTAATCCTCTCGAAGCGAGGCTAATTTCTGACTTAATGGCTGGAAGGAGCAAAAGATTTAAAGATGAAGTCTTAATCCTCTCGAAGCGAGGCTAATTTCTGACAAAAAATCGAATTAAAAAACAAACATTTTAACAACTCAGTCTTAATCCTCTCGAAGCGAGGCTAATTTCTGACAAAAAAAAGATTACAAAATCAGAAAAACGAGAATTGTCTTAATCCTCTCGAAGCGAGGCTAATTTCTGACTACGAAAGACCTGCCTGTAGCTATAGCTGATGTATCCTAGTCTTAATCCTCTCGAAGCGAGGCTAATTTCTGACTCCTGCCTTTTGTATAGCTTTATTCATGCGGGTTTTCAAGGCCAAAATGAGACATCCCCTCAAATTTTAGCCTCCGTGTAGTTTTTACCCACCTTGAATTTCTCATAAAATCAGTTAAGGTGCTGAAATAATTAAACAAAGATTACTCCTCTGTGGATTTTGGTTGCTGTGTAAGCTAATGTATTGATTTTATTGTATATATCGAATTTAAGACCAAAATAATTTTAACATCCAAAATCCACCTCATATCTTTTTATATAACCACTTGAAATTAAAGACTTTTATTTGAGAGATTTTCAATATTCAATTGTCACAGAGCAAAATTACCTATAGGAAAAAGGAAAAAATTTTTCTTTATCTTCCCTTATATTTTTTAAAATTTCAATTGTTTTTTTCTTTGTAAATAAAATGGAAAAATGGGAATGGGAAAGTTTTAAAGCTGATTTTTTTATTGTTTCAAAAACTTCATCAGCCCATGAATTTAAATCTTCTAAAAGAACTAATTCAGATAAAGGAAGCAAGGCCATTACTCTAATTGAATCGCCGTTTACTTCGTCCAGACAGATTTTAAGACTTTTTTTTAACAGGTTTTTTGAATCATCTGATTTTTCAAGCATTAGACCAATTAGCCCCAGATTAAAAAACCAGAGCTGGGAAGGATGATATTTGTTTATATTTTCAGGATGGGAGTTTTTATATTTATCAAAATAGAATTTTTGGTATTGAATAGAATTTTTGATATCAATATTTTTGTTTCTTGAAAGAAAGCTTGCACACAAAAAATGTCCCCATTGGTCAAATTCTTTATTTACAGCTTCTGAAATACTGGAAGAATTGGAATATTTTAAAAAGTATTTCTCAGCCTGATTAAAATCCCCAGCATCAAGATAGGCAAAGCAAAGATAATTGAATTGTCTTTTTATATCATCCCTGAACTTTGAATTTTTAAGATTGGTTTCTCCTCCAAAATATTTTATTGCTTTTAAGGCAAATTCTTTTGTTTTATGAATATAATCTTTTCCGCAAAATCCATAGTTTTGTGCAATTGTTCCGCATAAAGCTGCAATTGTATCATCTGCTGCTTCAGGGATAAACTCACATTCCTCATGAAATCTTTTTTCCAGGATGTTTAAAAAATTCTTTATTGTAATCGGAATTTCTGGGTTGAAAATATATTTATCATGATTTGAATTTACAAGGCAGTGGTTGGTAAACCAGATAAAAGCATTTCTTCCTTTTCTTGTTTTCACAGCATTATTAATAAATTTTTTAGAAATTTCTATCCATTTGTTTTCCTGGGAAGGAATTCCTTTTCTTGAAAAAACAAGGGAAGCAGAAGAAGAAAACAAAAAAAGTAAATCAAAAAAAGGTGATTTTGAAAAAATTTTAAAATTGTTTTCAATTAAAGAAATTATTAATAATGCTTTTTCAAGGTCAGTGTTTGAACTTTTAATAAAATTTTTAATAAAACCTGAAAAAAGAGTTTCATTAAAAACTATATTTTCAACCAGGGATGTTTCTTCTGTTTTTTTTAAAACAGCTTTTAAAATATTTACAGGAACTGAATAAAGATAGGATGACAAAGCTTCAGCCGGAAATAAAATAAATTTAAAATATTCTTTTA harbors:
- a CDS encoding CRISPR-associated primase-polymerase type A1; this encodes MASTNAKKILLKNADYTLLSKKLENKIIEGGDKKEIERILKNNSILSDLDEEMLIKWSELARMNCSIDAAEKIYNFTHNKFPKNFTAFENHIEMLSILNEKEKLLKITALAKQNGFKTTSAFFQIEEKTNEIEQSFYPLENLRKNQELIKYYFSLFKGRTDVFARQWHSKEKQQQGYVPVRQILTEDEIESHISGRESLGIYILNSDNSVNLGVIDIDLTKEVRSQNKRKLIGKINQESQWMVKRIKEISGKYGLNPLLEFSGGKGYHFWYFFKNSPKAGIVKKLLESITSEIKNDLTYFNLEVFPKQDYLSGKGLGNLVKLPLGIHKKTGKKSYFPECKKRETQSQLEFLKKYSPQEIGNLNIKESKAEVKDFPLKKNSEFPEIVNLKNLCPPIGQIIVQCLNKNNISRTQEKIIYQTIGFLPQGRRLVHSLFQRMPDYNDKLVDLYLTRLKGTPLGCRRIHNITEYSGSYCYFEKSGEYLTPLLHLGFSPEQFKGRSEKTESLQQALENLKTAILIVERYIK
- a CDS encoding outer membrane beta-barrel protein, with the translated sequence MKKIFSLSIMFIFIIASTCFADSKIKQRQAYVGLNAGMLSYEENNFPDIEFPVLVAKAGYFIIDYIAIEGRFGFGIGDDTVTVKYSNGSYVKGTFELDVKGTFELDRVYGAYLSGYIPLKDVASIYAIAGYSKAKASAKAEVKSTYYNEHIYLEVSDTESDFSYGVGLDFYVDKFCVNVEYMNYMDKDDFEISVISAGIKYNF
- the cas6 gene encoding CRISPR system precrRNA processing endoribonuclease RAMP protein Cas6; translation: MKTGKYSFYIKFIDDAILPEYKGSTFRGVFGHALKKSVCALKLQTCENCILKENCLYSFVFEKKDNKLNHNVSANPHPIVIVPPETKQRFFKPGDELETQIILFGIANEKLPYFVLTFQNMGKMGIGKKIKGKRSKFLLEKVSTENEIIFDSKKNTMVHEDKSKQIELSNDSGKYECSKLKIILNTPLRVNFGKQFPVELNFKELTRNMLRRISSLMNTYGNGEPDLDYKGLIKKASEIKIENSNLYWKDWQRYSNRQNKKMFMGGLLGDITYSGNLTEFVPLIEACSKVHIGKNTVFGLGGFEFSIL
- a CDS encoding tetratricopeptide repeat protein; translated protein: MGAKIVKKAESLSPANEIFEDEFVKLSDLKISQSSLKDSSIRISGQISELSFNNKWIEIIELFHPLNEKLPEFANTEFEADLRSKISFALNQLNRFDEAIIELKTALNSQPDRFIFHHNLAYTAYNSLYSAKNKDVFLRGNHKKERIELAKKHFQAAIAIKPDTITNFYRMGMLVKEFEGKPDKAINYFFSAVKNWENLLDEEKEKRHQEKKNYIKALYQLASVLLKSGKTNQPLLYLNKCIEYDNETNYLLPQNKFFALGKIYFAISDYQKAIKSLELAMEYSEKKQDYIVELLARTYFFSDKAEKGLKTINLLNSNYMKPYCRWTKADILSSLGKFDQAEELLTDKIESDMRSRHKTLIKLSRIRYLRGDFSKALEFAIDAHNFSKKTWNNNNAESIYLQAVCHFKLKNSDKAIRAMAKLKEVNPAYSKLSVLEDKFSSLVS
- the cas1 gene encoding CRISPR-associated endonuclease Cas1, with the translated sequence MESVYIMEPGSFIRKKGGELSIVKNGSVLNSIPSSNIKRVVLAKGVSLTSAVLDYLVDNKIETVFLTRNGKFRARISTDENSKVELRKKQYFLLSDPVYSKKFACAAVNGKIKNMSNLMALRGRDYKDRQLSEAGLALKSFKPVYTDSFDRIRGLEGAASALYFRMFKKMIKNKGFYFKKRSKRPPLDPINAMLSYIYTILLSEVLTAIQIKGLDPYLGSLHEILYSRPSLACDLVEEYRAPVADRFVLELVNRKIVKKDDFVFREKKDAYSDEKDMVLNRPVEMKPKFRNKFIESYEYMMNTGLFYPPENKKLEIRKIISRQISQFIESLENKTTYKPFEWKR
- a CDS encoding CRISPR-associated ring nuclease: MTNILLTTFGISWQIIPEIIGFTNPETINLYKNHKDILEIEEKRKKHNIKNINEIWMVGTGGQKTLNSLKTIVEWYDKLSKNKPGLKIWLVKNADDLTSEYEFRQMAETIHRITLLAYEKTKDKSLFLSLTGGRKTMSSDLQNSASFFGCKAMIHILDNFEIAKSLKDKNTDFFLSPLVKPFSNAFTPVITGQYQKNILLEIDPIIKSKDFFIKYPENSDPVFVEFDDKNYLIDEIEKRKKNATNLVFNYSSKLIQGENQTNFLALYTLPPELIGFLKNYKIGINKKNLKKDYNLLKKLPKTELHCHLGGVADAFELIEIAKELETELLFYKKVLDSFFEKAKKLIKSKEIVKLRKTYIPKKIRTALNNIPEPFITANFILLFKDHPELLEDFIYSDLKYESNFCGKGFSPYEKIGDLQGSGLLQHEKTLQKTCEILKRKANFHNIKYLELRCSPHNYTRGGMSPLLVYKTIENELNKLKNIEAGIIFIGSRHGKMSTIYSHVELAKSIAETDENTILKGFDLAGNEKAKKPSEIREAFLPLMEKCMHFTIHAGENMPAENIWEAVYHLSAERIGHGLTLKDNSSLMEKFLNSGTALEMCPSSNFQIVGYRDFLMDETKNHSDYPLKFYLDKGLKVTINTDNPGISKTDFTNEFLKAAKMTENGLSLWEIFILIRNGFKSAFADRQTKTKLIKNAENEILDLILKGDFNE
- a CDS encoding phosphoesterase translates to MNSEKVLCIKRKNLPKEWIKNYLSLSILEDEFKNKINSFEVLYETRSKAEENFNLKQIIPYILIQNSKKTLTGIYKRKGSEKRLADLWSSGVGGHVNTNDKSKSVFSTIKNGMQRELSEEITGLPKKYSISFCGIINEEVTEVGKVHLGIVYKIISDDIKSFIPGEELNSFQFFKTSELKTLNMELWSSLALKL
- the cas2 gene encoding CRISPR-associated endonuclease Cas2, whose protein sequence is MFYLICFDIVDDKKRYRAVKILKKYSIRVQKSVFEAYNLSDYKLQKLRSDISEVIDHNTDSIRYYPLCRACRTFIKQDGIGPEPVRAPWVVV